The following coding sequences are from one Osmia bicornis bicornis chromosome 2, iOsmBic2.1, whole genome shotgun sequence window:
- the LOC114872051 gene encoding period circadian protein isoform X5: MEEVSTENAKVSDSGYSNTCSNSQSQRSSGSSISRNSNRSESSGYCGRRPSTFKSSNEALPQPISKRKDKEHKKKKSKAILAINAEADIVKSAGTPAEIASYNVAVPTKPVLEKKPEIATIELVDATDPGEHNGDTVTDAGLASRTNPLDDSTSQANEGFCAVISMHDGLVLYTTPSICSALGYPKDAWIGCSFIDYVHPKDKATFADQTTSGMVFPQEDRPKGINGKRSSLFCGLRKYTKSSALHQMNDQYTEARSNLYLPFHLTLSFRDFRDRAIEQHHKAMFLVVTAQPVHSAYKAPEETIISSIFTTRHTATCHLSHVDPDVVQYFGYLPQDMVGRSLFDFYHPEDLPFIKEIYETVIKLAGASFRSKPYRFEVQNGSYVVLETEWSSFINPWTKKLAFVVGQHRVLKGPTDPDIFRIQHATESGQLANISEEVLKEAKIIQEEIRALLDENIQRKSDITELDVSKRCKDLASFMENLLQETRTAGLGKDALATDDRSFSGSRNPLLQEHDSVMLGEISPHHDYYDSKSSTETPPSYNQLNYNENIERFFKNLKPPVATMYGSDEENINSSNDEGGKTSLSSAVRKCMSPINGSGASGSGSAENLSSESNNQTSSPSRGNTSNTTSTESFNPPTLTESLLNRHNEDMEKLMMQKHRELRSSIKNSDKLKDSRIKTTEKMNDVNSHFVNQGHGIKRTGSHSWKGDSIKVSKHDEMSRTSTVGQFPTNVTTTVTSMSVDQSTVIQTGANFNFWQPLSVSVPPAPPAQLQNQPQNANSQAIPKIPILPPMIPVYYVPVSQISDPTVPSPQKEKLSFQQPNPYMFVPVSYVTTTMAGVIYPPITGTPPAGMMYRPFLIPEQTSANGENNQFPINKFFERKRSASRATSVKGEPGSTMAMSESSKKVLSPGGLFSSCISNDGGCSSLVNASTPKNQKIHKQNDYNADESTSSSFYSSFLYKSSESSCNLDQKPTEYLPEDNMKQQYGKRRKEPPWLEGVQLTPELIYEYQIHPKSLNEVLQSDLDALKNFNQPLLVNDQLGQLYLDLEVEGFETKLVLEDGLTSSGSDSGSSSGSWTAGTIPQQEHRRRMVKYGKLVMIHEENAPLPPALPPQTVPCQDL; the protein is encoded by the exons ATGGAAGAAGTGTCCACTGAGAATGCTAAGGTGTCAGATTCCGGATATTCTAATACCTGCAGCAACAGTCAATCACAAAGAAG CAGTGGCAGTTCAATTTCCAGAAACAGCAACCGCTCCGAAAGTAGCGGTTATTGTGGTAGACGTCCCTCGACATTTAAATCCAG CAATGAAGCCCTGCCGCAGCCAATCAGCAAAAGAAAGGATAAAGAacacaagaagaagaagtcaaaGGCAATTTTGGCTATTAATGCTGAGGCAGATATTGTGAAAAGTGCCGGCACACCGGCGGAAATCGCGTCTTATAATGTCGCCGTCCCAACGAAACCTGTACTCGAAAAGAAACCAG AAATAGCCACTATAGAATTGGTGGATGCAACGGATCCCGGCGAGCACAACGGCGATACCGTCACAGATGCAGGACTTGCTTCGCGTACGAATCCTCTGGATGATTCCACCTCTCAAGCCAAT GAGGGATTTTGCGCGGTGATTTCAATGCATGACGGCCTCGTCTTGTACACGACTCCCTCCATATGCTCAGCTCTAGGATATCCCAAGGATGCTTGGATTGGCTGCTCTTTCATTGATTATGTTCATCCTAAGGATAAGGCAACATTTGCTGATCAAACCACAAGTGGGATGGTATTTCCTCAAGAAGATAGACCGAAAG GTATCAACGGCAAAAGATCAAGCTTATTTTGTGGATTACGAAAATACACAAAATCATCGGCTCTTCATCAGATGAACGATCAATACACGGAAGCAAGATCGAATTTGTACCTTCCGTTCCATTTAACACTGTCATTCAGAGATTTTCGAGATCGTGCCATTGAACAACATCACAAAGCAATGTTCCTAGTGGTTACTGCCCAGCCTGTTCATTCTGCATACAAAG CACCAGAAGAAACAATAATATCTTCGATATTCACGACTCGTCACACTGCGACCTGCCACTTATCCCATGTTGATCCTGACGTAGTCCAATACTTTGGCTATCTACCACAGGATATGGTTGGCCGTTCGTTGTTTGACTTCTACCACCCCGAGGATCTACCTTTCATCAAAGAGATATATGAGACT GTGATCAAGCTCGCAGGTGCATCGTTCAGATCGAAACCGTACAGGTTCGAAGTGCAGAACGGAAGCTACGTCGTCCTTGAGACAGAATGGTCATCCTTTATCAATCCCTGGACGAAAAAACTAGCGTTTGTCGTAGGTCAGCACAGGGTACTGAAAGGTCCAACCGATCCTGATATCTTTCGTATACAACATGCTACCGAATCTGGTCAATTGGCTAACATTAGCGAGGAGGTACTCAAAGAGGCGAAAATCATTCAAGAAGAGATACGTGCACTTCTCGACGAG AACATTCAAAGAAAGTCAGATATTACCGAGCTCGATGTGTCAAAGAGATGCAAGGACCTAGCGTCCTTCATGGAAAATCTACTCCAAGAGACAAGGACAGCTGGTCTTGGGAAAGATGCGCTCGCTACCGACGACAGGAGTTTTTCG GGATCACGTAATCCCTTGTTGCAGGAGCACGACAGCGTGATGCTTGGTGAGATTTCGCCCCATCACGATTACTACGACAGTAAATCATCCACCGAGACACCGCCAAGTTATAACCAGCTCAACtacaatgaaaatattgagAGATTCTTTAAGAACCTTAAACCTCCGGTTGCCACGATGTACGGCAGCGACGAAGAGAATATTAATTCCAGCAATGACGAGGGTGGAAAAACGAGTCTGAGTTCAGCAG TGAGAAAATGCATGTCACCGATAAACGGAAGCGGTGCGAGCGGTAGCGGTAGCGCTGAAAATCTGAGCAGCGAGTCAAATAATCAAACGAGCTCACCAAGCAGAGGCAACACTTCGAACACGACGAGTACAGAAAGCTTCAATCCACCCACGTTGACGGAATCGTTGCTCAACCGTCACAACGAGGACATGGAGAAGTTGATGATGCAAAAGCATCGAGAACTACGATCCAGTATCAAGAATAGCGATAAGCTCAAGGATTCACGGATCAAGACCACCGAGAAGATGAACGATGTGAACTCTCATTTTGTCAATCAAGGCCACGGTATCAAGAGAACCGGAAGCCATAGTTGGAAGGGAGACAGTATCAAA gTCTCTAAACATGATGAAATGTCAAGAACGAGTACCGTGGGTCAATTTCCTACTAATGTCACCACAACGGTCACAAGCATGAGCGTCGATCAATCAACTGTTATTCAAACAGGtgctaattttaatttctggCAACCCCTGTCGGTTAGTGTACCACCTGCACCCCCTGCTCAACTACAAAATCAACCACAAAA tGCCAATTCACAAGCAATACCGAAAATACCAATACTGCCGCCCATGATTCCAGTATACTATGTGCCTGTTTCACAAATTAGTGACCCAACTGTTCCATCGCCTCAAAAGGAGAAACTTAGTTTCCAACAACCAAATCCTTACA TGTTTGTGCCAGTGTCATACGTCACCACAACGATGGCTGGTGTCATTTATCCACCAATAACAGGTACTCCACCGGCAGGGATGATGTATAGACCTTTTCTAATTCCTGAACAAACGTCAGCCAATGGAGAAAACAACCAGTTTCCAATTAACAAGTTTTTTGAAAGAAAACGATCAGCTAGTCGAGCAACGAGTGTGAAAGGAGAACCGGGTAGCACTATGGCGATGTCTGAATCATCTAAAAAA GTATTATCGCCTGGTGGACTATTCTCTTCCTGCATAAGCAACGATGGGGGTTGCTCGAGCTTAGTGAACGCATCAACGCCAAAAAATCAGAAGATTCACAAACAGAACGATTACAACGCGGATGAATCCACTTCGTCGAGTTTTTATAGTAGTTTTCTGTATAAGAGCAGCGAAAGTAGCTGCAATCTAGATCAAAAGCCGACGGAATATTTACCAGAG GACAATATGAAGCAACAGTACGGTAAGCGAAGAAAAGAACCCCCCTGGCTTGAAGGTGTCCAATTAACTCCAGAATTGATCTATGAGTACCAAATACACCCAAAGAGCCTGAACGAAGTACTTCAATCCGACTTGGATGccttaaaaaatttcaatcaacCTCTCCTGGTGAACGATCAACTGGGTCAACTTTACTTGGACCTGGAGGTTGAGGGATTCGAAACGAAACTTGTTCTCGAAGATGGACTCACATCCAGTGGCAGTGACAGTGGGAGCAGTAGTGGAAGCTGGACAGCAGGAACTATTCCgcag CAAGAACATAGAAGAAGAATGGTGAAGTACGGTAAACTCGTGAtgattcacgaagaaaatgcaCCATTACCACCGGCGTTACCACCTCAAACCGTACCTTGCCAGGACTTATAA
- the LOC114872051 gene encoding period circadian protein isoform X7, whose translation MEEVSTENAKVSDSGYSNTCSNSQSQRSSGSSISRNSNRSESSGYCGRRPSTFKSSNEALPQPISKRKDKEHKKKKSKAILAINAEADIVKSAGTPAEIASYNVAVPTKPVLEKKPEIATIELVDATDPGEHNGDTVTDAGLASRTNPLDDSTSQANEGFCAVISMHDGLVLYTTPSICSALGYPKDAWIGCSFIDYVHPKDKATFADQTTSGMVFPQEDRPKGINGKRSSLFCGLRKYTKSSALHQMNDQYTEARSNLYLPFHLTLSFRDFRDRAIEQHHKAMFLVVTAQPVHSAYKAPEETIISSIFTTRHTATCHLSHVDPDVVQYFGYLPQDMVGRSLFDFYHPEDLPFIKEIYETVIKLAGASFRSKPYRFEVQNGSYVVLETEWSSFINPWTKKLAFVVGQHRVLKGPTDPDIFRIQHATESGQLANISEEVLKEAKIIQEEIRALLDENIQRKSDITELDVSKRCKDLASFMENLLQETRTAGLGKDALATDDRSFSEHDSVMLGEISPHHDYYDSKSSTETPPSYNQLNYNENIERFFKNLKPPVATMYGSDEENINSSNDEGGKTSLSSAVRKCMSPINGSGASGSGSAENLSSESNNQTSSPSRGNTSNTTSTESFNPPTLTESLLNRHNEDMEKLMMQKHRELRSSIKNSDKLKDSRIKTTEKMNDVNSHFVNQGHGIKRTGSHSWKGDSIKVSKHDEMSRTSTVGQFPTNVTTTVTSMSVDQSTVIQTGANFNFWQPLSVSVPPAPPAQLQNQPQNANSQAIPKIPILPPMIPVYYVPVSQISDPTVPSPQKEKLSFQQPNPYMFVPVSYVTTTMAGVIYPPITGTPPAGMMYRPFLIPEQTSANGENNQFPINKFFERKRSASRATSVKGEPGSTMAMSESSKKVLSPGGLFSSCISNDGGCSSLVNASTPKNQKIHKQNDYNADESTSSSFYSSFLYKSSESSCNLDQKPTEYLPEDNMKQQYGKRRKEPPWLEGVQLTPELIYEYQIHPKSLNEVLQSDLDALKNFNQPLLVNDQLGQLYLDLEVEGFETKLVLEDGLTSSGSDSGSSSGSWTAGTIPQQEHRRRMVKYGKLVMIHEENAPLPPALPPQTVPCQDL comes from the exons ATGGAAGAAGTGTCCACTGAGAATGCTAAGGTGTCAGATTCCGGATATTCTAATACCTGCAGCAACAGTCAATCACAAAGAAG CAGTGGCAGTTCAATTTCCAGAAACAGCAACCGCTCCGAAAGTAGCGGTTATTGTGGTAGACGTCCCTCGACATTTAAATCCAG CAATGAAGCCCTGCCGCAGCCAATCAGCAAAAGAAAGGATAAAGAacacaagaagaagaagtcaaaGGCAATTTTGGCTATTAATGCTGAGGCAGATATTGTGAAAAGTGCCGGCACACCGGCGGAAATCGCGTCTTATAATGTCGCCGTCCCAACGAAACCTGTACTCGAAAAGAAACCAG AAATAGCCACTATAGAATTGGTGGATGCAACGGATCCCGGCGAGCACAACGGCGATACCGTCACAGATGCAGGACTTGCTTCGCGTACGAATCCTCTGGATGATTCCACCTCTCAAGCCAAT GAGGGATTTTGCGCGGTGATTTCAATGCATGACGGCCTCGTCTTGTACACGACTCCCTCCATATGCTCAGCTCTAGGATATCCCAAGGATGCTTGGATTGGCTGCTCTTTCATTGATTATGTTCATCCTAAGGATAAGGCAACATTTGCTGATCAAACCACAAGTGGGATGGTATTTCCTCAAGAAGATAGACCGAAAG GTATCAACGGCAAAAGATCAAGCTTATTTTGTGGATTACGAAAATACACAAAATCATCGGCTCTTCATCAGATGAACGATCAATACACGGAAGCAAGATCGAATTTGTACCTTCCGTTCCATTTAACACTGTCATTCAGAGATTTTCGAGATCGTGCCATTGAACAACATCACAAAGCAATGTTCCTAGTGGTTACTGCCCAGCCTGTTCATTCTGCATACAAAG CACCAGAAGAAACAATAATATCTTCGATATTCACGACTCGTCACACTGCGACCTGCCACTTATCCCATGTTGATCCTGACGTAGTCCAATACTTTGGCTATCTACCACAGGATATGGTTGGCCGTTCGTTGTTTGACTTCTACCACCCCGAGGATCTACCTTTCATCAAAGAGATATATGAGACT GTGATCAAGCTCGCAGGTGCATCGTTCAGATCGAAACCGTACAGGTTCGAAGTGCAGAACGGAAGCTACGTCGTCCTTGAGACAGAATGGTCATCCTTTATCAATCCCTGGACGAAAAAACTAGCGTTTGTCGTAGGTCAGCACAGGGTACTGAAAGGTCCAACCGATCCTGATATCTTTCGTATACAACATGCTACCGAATCTGGTCAATTGGCTAACATTAGCGAGGAGGTACTCAAAGAGGCGAAAATCATTCAAGAAGAGATACGTGCACTTCTCGACGAG AACATTCAAAGAAAGTCAGATATTACCGAGCTCGATGTGTCAAAGAGATGCAAGGACCTAGCGTCCTTCATGGAAAATCTACTCCAAGAGACAAGGACAGCTGGTCTTGGGAAAGATGCGCTCGCTACCGACGACAGGAGTTTTTCG GAGCACGACAGCGTGATGCTTGGTGAGATTTCGCCCCATCACGATTACTACGACAGTAAATCATCCACCGAGACACCGCCAAGTTATAACCAGCTCAACtacaatgaaaatattgagAGATTCTTTAAGAACCTTAAACCTCCGGTTGCCACGATGTACGGCAGCGACGAAGAGAATATTAATTCCAGCAATGACGAGGGTGGAAAAACGAGTCTGAGTTCAGCAG TGAGAAAATGCATGTCACCGATAAACGGAAGCGGTGCGAGCGGTAGCGGTAGCGCTGAAAATCTGAGCAGCGAGTCAAATAATCAAACGAGCTCACCAAGCAGAGGCAACACTTCGAACACGACGAGTACAGAAAGCTTCAATCCACCCACGTTGACGGAATCGTTGCTCAACCGTCACAACGAGGACATGGAGAAGTTGATGATGCAAAAGCATCGAGAACTACGATCCAGTATCAAGAATAGCGATAAGCTCAAGGATTCACGGATCAAGACCACCGAGAAGATGAACGATGTGAACTCTCATTTTGTCAATCAAGGCCACGGTATCAAGAGAACCGGAAGCCATAGTTGGAAGGGAGACAGTATCAAA gTCTCTAAACATGATGAAATGTCAAGAACGAGTACCGTGGGTCAATTTCCTACTAATGTCACCACAACGGTCACAAGCATGAGCGTCGATCAATCAACTGTTATTCAAACAGGtgctaattttaatttctggCAACCCCTGTCGGTTAGTGTACCACCTGCACCCCCTGCTCAACTACAAAATCAACCACAAAA tGCCAATTCACAAGCAATACCGAAAATACCAATACTGCCGCCCATGATTCCAGTATACTATGTGCCTGTTTCACAAATTAGTGACCCAACTGTTCCATCGCCTCAAAAGGAGAAACTTAGTTTCCAACAACCAAATCCTTACA TGTTTGTGCCAGTGTCATACGTCACCACAACGATGGCTGGTGTCATTTATCCACCAATAACAGGTACTCCACCGGCAGGGATGATGTATAGACCTTTTCTAATTCCTGAACAAACGTCAGCCAATGGAGAAAACAACCAGTTTCCAATTAACAAGTTTTTTGAAAGAAAACGATCAGCTAGTCGAGCAACGAGTGTGAAAGGAGAACCGGGTAGCACTATGGCGATGTCTGAATCATCTAAAAAA GTATTATCGCCTGGTGGACTATTCTCTTCCTGCATAAGCAACGATGGGGGTTGCTCGAGCTTAGTGAACGCATCAACGCCAAAAAATCAGAAGATTCACAAACAGAACGATTACAACGCGGATGAATCCACTTCGTCGAGTTTTTATAGTAGTTTTCTGTATAAGAGCAGCGAAAGTAGCTGCAATCTAGATCAAAAGCCGACGGAATATTTACCAGAG GACAATATGAAGCAACAGTACGGTAAGCGAAGAAAAGAACCCCCCTGGCTTGAAGGTGTCCAATTAACTCCAGAATTGATCTATGAGTACCAAATACACCCAAAGAGCCTGAACGAAGTACTTCAATCCGACTTGGATGccttaaaaaatttcaatcaacCTCTCCTGGTGAACGATCAACTGGGTCAACTTTACTTGGACCTGGAGGTTGAGGGATTCGAAACGAAACTTGTTCTCGAAGATGGACTCACATCCAGTGGCAGTGACAGTGGGAGCAGTAGTGGAAGCTGGACAGCAGGAACTATTCCgcag CAAGAACATAGAAGAAGAATGGTGAAGTACGGTAAACTCGTGAtgattcacgaagaaaatgcaCCATTACCACCGGCGTTACCACCTCAAACCGTACCTTGCCAGGACTTATAA
- the LOC114872051 gene encoding period circadian protein isoform X2 yields the protein MEEVSTENAKVSDSGYSNTCSNSQSQRSSGSSISRNSNRSESSGYCGRRPSTFKSSNEALPQPISKRKDKEHKKKKSKAILAINAEADIVKSAGTPAEIASYNVAVPTKPVLEKKPEIATIELVDATDPGEHNGDTVTDAGLASRTNPLDDSTSQANEGFCAVISMHDGLVLYTTPSICSALGYPKDAWIGCSFIDYVHPKDKATFADQTTSGMVFPQEDRPKGFLSRSSVTISSSGINGKRSSLFCGLRKYTKSSALHQMNDQYTEARSNLYLPFHLTLSFRDFRDRAIEQHHKAMFLVVTAQPVHSAYKAPEETIISSIFTTRHTATCHLSHVDPDVVQYFGYLPQDMVGRSLFDFYHPEDLPFIKEIYETVIKLAGASFRSKPYRFEVQNGSYVVLETEWSSFINPWTKKLAFVVGQHRVLKGPTDPDIFRIQHATESGQLANISEEVLKEAKIIQEEIRALLDENIQRKSDITELDVSKRCKDLASFMENLLQETRTAGLGKDALATDDRSFSGSRNPLLQEHDSVMLGEISPHHDYYDSKSSTETPPSYNQLNYNENIERFFKNLKPPVATMYGSDEENINSSNDEGGKTSLSSAVRKCMSPINGSGASGSGSAENLSSESNNQTSSPSRGNTSNTTSTESFNPPTLTESLLNRHNEDMEKLMMQKHRELRSSIKNSDKLKDSRIKTTEKMNDVNSHFVNQGHGIKRTGSHSWKGDSIKVSKHDEMSRTSTVGQFPTNVTTTVTSMSVDQSTVIQTGANFNFWQPLSVSVPPAPPAQLQNQPQNANSQAIPKIPILPPMIPVYYVPVSQISDPTVPSPQKEKLSFQQPNPYMFVPVSYVTTTMAGVIYPPITGTPPAGMMYRPFLIPEQTSANGENNQFPINKFFERKRSASRATSVKGEPGSTMAMSESSKKVLSPGGLFSSCISNDGGCSSLVNASTPKNQKIHKQNDYNADESTSSSFYSSFLYKSSESSCNLDQKPTEYLPEDNMKQQYGKRRKEPPWLEGVQLTPELIYEYQIHPKSLNEVLQSDLDALKNFNQPLLVNDQLGQLYLDLEVEGFETKLVLEDGLTSSGSDSGSSSGSWTAGTIPQQEHRRRMVKYGKLVMIHEENAPLPPALPPQTVPCQDL from the exons ATGGAAGAAGTGTCCACTGAGAATGCTAAGGTGTCAGATTCCGGATATTCTAATACCTGCAGCAACAGTCAATCACAAAGAAG CAGTGGCAGTTCAATTTCCAGAAACAGCAACCGCTCCGAAAGTAGCGGTTATTGTGGTAGACGTCCCTCGACATTTAAATCCAG CAATGAAGCCCTGCCGCAGCCAATCAGCAAAAGAAAGGATAAAGAacacaagaagaagaagtcaaaGGCAATTTTGGCTATTAATGCTGAGGCAGATATTGTGAAAAGTGCCGGCACACCGGCGGAAATCGCGTCTTATAATGTCGCCGTCCCAACGAAACCTGTACTCGAAAAGAAACCAG AAATAGCCACTATAGAATTGGTGGATGCAACGGATCCCGGCGAGCACAACGGCGATACCGTCACAGATGCAGGACTTGCTTCGCGTACGAATCCTCTGGATGATTCCACCTCTCAAGCCAAT GAGGGATTTTGCGCGGTGATTTCAATGCATGACGGCCTCGTCTTGTACACGACTCCCTCCATATGCTCAGCTCTAGGATATCCCAAGGATGCTTGGATTGGCTGCTCTTTCATTGATTATGTTCATCCTAAGGATAAGGCAACATTTGCTGATCAAACCACAAGTGGGATGGTATTTCCTCAAGAAGATAGACCGAAAG GGTTCCTTTCGAGATCATCAGTGACAATTTCTTCGTCAGGTATCAACGGCAAAAGATCAAGCTTATTTTGTGGATTACGAAAATACACAAAATCATCGGCTCTTCATCAGATGAACGATCAATACACGGAAGCAAGATCGAATTTGTACCTTCCGTTCCATTTAACACTGTCATTCAGAGATTTTCGAGATCGTGCCATTGAACAACATCACAAAGCAATGTTCCTAGTGGTTACTGCCCAGCCTGTTCATTCTGCATACAAAG CACCAGAAGAAACAATAATATCTTCGATATTCACGACTCGTCACACTGCGACCTGCCACTTATCCCATGTTGATCCTGACGTAGTCCAATACTTTGGCTATCTACCACAGGATATGGTTGGCCGTTCGTTGTTTGACTTCTACCACCCCGAGGATCTACCTTTCATCAAAGAGATATATGAGACT GTGATCAAGCTCGCAGGTGCATCGTTCAGATCGAAACCGTACAGGTTCGAAGTGCAGAACGGAAGCTACGTCGTCCTTGAGACAGAATGGTCATCCTTTATCAATCCCTGGACGAAAAAACTAGCGTTTGTCGTAGGTCAGCACAGGGTACTGAAAGGTCCAACCGATCCTGATATCTTTCGTATACAACATGCTACCGAATCTGGTCAATTGGCTAACATTAGCGAGGAGGTACTCAAAGAGGCGAAAATCATTCAAGAAGAGATACGTGCACTTCTCGACGAG AACATTCAAAGAAAGTCAGATATTACCGAGCTCGATGTGTCAAAGAGATGCAAGGACCTAGCGTCCTTCATGGAAAATCTACTCCAAGAGACAAGGACAGCTGGTCTTGGGAAAGATGCGCTCGCTACCGACGACAGGAGTTTTTCG GGATCACGTAATCCCTTGTTGCAGGAGCACGACAGCGTGATGCTTGGTGAGATTTCGCCCCATCACGATTACTACGACAGTAAATCATCCACCGAGACACCGCCAAGTTATAACCAGCTCAACtacaatgaaaatattgagAGATTCTTTAAGAACCTTAAACCTCCGGTTGCCACGATGTACGGCAGCGACGAAGAGAATATTAATTCCAGCAATGACGAGGGTGGAAAAACGAGTCTGAGTTCAGCAG TGAGAAAATGCATGTCACCGATAAACGGAAGCGGTGCGAGCGGTAGCGGTAGCGCTGAAAATCTGAGCAGCGAGTCAAATAATCAAACGAGCTCACCAAGCAGAGGCAACACTTCGAACACGACGAGTACAGAAAGCTTCAATCCACCCACGTTGACGGAATCGTTGCTCAACCGTCACAACGAGGACATGGAGAAGTTGATGATGCAAAAGCATCGAGAACTACGATCCAGTATCAAGAATAGCGATAAGCTCAAGGATTCACGGATCAAGACCACCGAGAAGATGAACGATGTGAACTCTCATTTTGTCAATCAAGGCCACGGTATCAAGAGAACCGGAAGCCATAGTTGGAAGGGAGACAGTATCAAA gTCTCTAAACATGATGAAATGTCAAGAACGAGTACCGTGGGTCAATTTCCTACTAATGTCACCACAACGGTCACAAGCATGAGCGTCGATCAATCAACTGTTATTCAAACAGGtgctaattttaatttctggCAACCCCTGTCGGTTAGTGTACCACCTGCACCCCCTGCTCAACTACAAAATCAACCACAAAA tGCCAATTCACAAGCAATACCGAAAATACCAATACTGCCGCCCATGATTCCAGTATACTATGTGCCTGTTTCACAAATTAGTGACCCAACTGTTCCATCGCCTCAAAAGGAGAAACTTAGTTTCCAACAACCAAATCCTTACA TGTTTGTGCCAGTGTCATACGTCACCACAACGATGGCTGGTGTCATTTATCCACCAATAACAGGTACTCCACCGGCAGGGATGATGTATAGACCTTTTCTAATTCCTGAACAAACGTCAGCCAATGGAGAAAACAACCAGTTTCCAATTAACAAGTTTTTTGAAAGAAAACGATCAGCTAGTCGAGCAACGAGTGTGAAAGGAGAACCGGGTAGCACTATGGCGATGTCTGAATCATCTAAAAAA GTATTATCGCCTGGTGGACTATTCTCTTCCTGCATAAGCAACGATGGGGGTTGCTCGAGCTTAGTGAACGCATCAACGCCAAAAAATCAGAAGATTCACAAACAGAACGATTACAACGCGGATGAATCCACTTCGTCGAGTTTTTATAGTAGTTTTCTGTATAAGAGCAGCGAAAGTAGCTGCAATCTAGATCAAAAGCCGACGGAATATTTACCAGAG GACAATATGAAGCAACAGTACGGTAAGCGAAGAAAAGAACCCCCCTGGCTTGAAGGTGTCCAATTAACTCCAGAATTGATCTATGAGTACCAAATACACCCAAAGAGCCTGAACGAAGTACTTCAATCCGACTTGGATGccttaaaaaatttcaatcaacCTCTCCTGGTGAACGATCAACTGGGTCAACTTTACTTGGACCTGGAGGTTGAGGGATTCGAAACGAAACTTGTTCTCGAAGATGGACTCACATCCAGTGGCAGTGACAGTGGGAGCAGTAGTGGAAGCTGGACAGCAGGAACTATTCCgcag CAAGAACATAGAAGAAGAATGGTGAAGTACGGTAAACTCGTGAtgattcacgaagaaaatgcaCCATTACCACCGGCGTTACCACCTCAAACCGTACCTTGCCAGGACTTATAA